One window of Mucilaginibacter inviolabilis genomic DNA carries:
- a CDS encoding alpha-L-rhamnosidase-related protein — translation MVLNLLTPKFLLLSFFLMVTFAGGVKAQDPYQTYRQDWLKKAEDNKPKLIETEKQPIGLVHMEKDPAAFQGWKAVNTDSVGKLYNTSFKTQSGVVVDFGEHLTGYFTFTVKSLKGTPDGPARLKFTFGEVPAEVSVPFDPYKGSLSRAWLQDETVTVTEMPADITIPRRVACRFVKIELLGASPNFDFHISNMVFKATSSVAFKPPLLAATTPQLIADIDRVGLATLKECMQTVYEDGPKRDRRLWIGDLYLESLANQFSYQNNQLTRRCLYLLAGLSANDGILLANVFENPEPHAQAGSRLLDYCLLYGVALKEYVAATDDKQTGLGLWPVAKKQLDIIRKYAGQDGMIDYQKAGKEWWVFFDWKDGLDKQACLQGLSIYALNQTYALAKLLGKENEVDDIPSLAKRLKAAAYKNLYDPKSGLFVSGTNKQISYGSQAWMILSGVASKQEAQTALKALTTAKDAVHPGAPYMFHYYIAALIESGLKAEAKEELQNYWGGMVKKGADTFWEVYDPKDELKSPYNFYPVNSYCHAWSCTPVYFIRKYPEIFQR, via the coding sequence ATGGTATTAAATTTACTTACCCCAAAGTTTCTTCTTTTATCGTTTTTTTTAATGGTGACGTTTGCCGGTGGCGTAAAGGCCCAGGATCCATACCAGACATACCGGCAGGATTGGCTCAAAAAGGCAGAAGACAATAAGCCCAAACTTATCGAGACAGAAAAACAACCTATCGGCCTGGTACATATGGAGAAAGACCCAGCAGCTTTCCAGGGTTGGAAAGCGGTAAATACTGATAGCGTGGGTAAATTATACAACACATCATTCAAAACGCAAAGCGGCGTTGTGGTTGATTTTGGCGAACATCTTACCGGATACTTTACTTTTACCGTTAAATCTCTGAAAGGGACACCCGATGGTCCTGCCAGATTAAAATTTACCTTTGGAGAAGTGCCTGCTGAGGTATCCGTACCTTTTGACCCGTATAAAGGCAGCCTCAGCAGGGCCTGGCTACAGGACGAAACGGTTACCGTTACCGAAATGCCCGCCGATATTACGATACCACGCCGCGTGGCCTGCCGCTTTGTGAAGATCGAGTTGTTGGGCGCTTCTCCGAATTTTGATTTCCATATCAGTAATATGGTATTTAAAGCAACTTCGTCAGTTGCCTTTAAACCGCCGCTTTTGGCAGCAACTACGCCTCAGCTCATAGCTGATATTGACCGTGTAGGATTGGCCACTTTAAAAGAGTGCATGCAGACAGTATATGAGGATGGCCCCAAGCGCGACCGCCGACTTTGGATAGGCGATCTGTATCTGGAATCATTAGCCAACCAGTTTTCATACCAAAACAATCAGCTTACCCGGCGTTGTCTTTACCTCTTGGCCGGTTTATCGGCCAATGATGGCATTTTGCTCGCTAATGTATTTGAAAACCCCGAACCCCATGCACAAGCCGGTAGCCGTTTGCTGGATTATTGTTTATTGTACGGTGTAGCCCTGAAAGAATACGTTGCTGCTACCGATGATAAGCAAACCGGGCTCGGCCTATGGCCCGTTGCTAAAAAACAGCTGGATATCATCCGTAAATATGCAGGGCAGGATGGGATGATAGATTATCAGAAAGCCGGTAAAGAATGGTGGGTGTTTTTTGACTGGAAGGATGGTTTGGATAAACAAGCCTGTTTACAGGGACTTTCCATTTATGCGCTAAATCAAACATACGCGCTGGCTAAATTATTGGGCAAGGAAAATGAAGTGGATGATATACCATCATTAGCCAAAAGGCTGAAAGCAGCAGCCTATAAAAACCTGTATGATCCAAAATCGGGTTTGTTTGTAAGCGGTACAAATAAACAGATCTCCTACGGTTCACAGGCCTGGATGATATTGAGCGGAGTAGCTTCCAAACAGGAAGCACAAACCGCTTTAAAAGCGTTAACCACTGCTAAGGATGCCGTACATCCCGGTGCGCCCTATATGTTTCATTACTATATAGCGGCCCTGATCGAGAGCGGTTTAAAGGCCGAAGCAAAAGAAGAACTACAAAACTATTGGGGGGGCATGGTTAAAAAAGGAGCCGATACTTTCTGGGAAGTTTACGATCCGAAGGATGAACTGAAATCGCCTTATAATTTTTACCCGGTAAACAGTTATTGCCATGCCTGGAGCTGCACCCCGGTTTATTTTATCCGGAAGTACCCGGAGATATTTCAGCGCTAG
- a CDS encoding cytochrome d ubiquinol oxidase subunit II → MLYVVILFLFAAITLYFLLGGADFGAGIIELFTSNDNKHRTRKTSYQAIGPIWEANHMWLIITVVILFVGFPTIYSEMCVYLHIPLLIMLLGITARGTAFAFRNYDAIKDEKTQGFYNHIFVYSSFVTPLFLGIIAGSALSGQIDPTAKTFAGVYIFSWLNWFSVSVGLFTVALCGFLAAIYLIGECPEVYDVKRFIKKAKAMNIAAVILGALVFLASYVEHVHLADWIFGNLLSLAAVIAATLSLVLLWFIISDKKNKQWIRVLAAFQVSMILISVGHTRFPRFVIFKDGSSMSLLTDHATGKSIDDLGVGLLVGSLFILPALGYLYYSFKKKGNETVEEH, encoded by the coding sequence ATGTTGTACGTAGTTATTTTGTTTTTATTTGCAGCCATTACACTGTACTTCCTGTTAGGCGGGGCCGATTTTGGCGCAGGCATTATCGAGCTTTTTACCTCCAATGATAATAAACACCGTACCCGCAAAACAAGTTACCAGGCTATCGGCCCGATATGGGAGGCCAACCATATGTGGCTCATCATTACCGTGGTGATCCTGTTTGTGGGCTTCCCTACCATTTACAGCGAAATGTGCGTTTACCTGCATATTCCCCTGCTTATTATGCTGCTGGGTATTACAGCACGAGGAACAGCATTCGCTTTCCGGAATTATGATGCTATTAAGGACGAGAAAACGCAGGGCTTTTATAACCATATATTCGTTTATTCCAGTTTTGTTACTCCCCTGTTCCTGGGGATCATTGCGGGGAGCGCTTTATCGGGACAGATAGATCCTACGGCCAAAACTTTTGCAGGTGTCTATATTTTCAGCTGGTTGAACTGGTTCTCGGTTTCTGTCGGACTTTTTACCGTAGCCCTCTGCGGCTTCCTGGCTGCCATTTATCTCATTGGCGAATGCCCCGAAGTATATGACGTGAAACGCTTTATCAAAAAAGCCAAAGCCATGAACATAGCTGCTGTAATACTGGGCGCATTGGTATTCCTGGCATCGTACGTTGAGCATGTGCACCTGGCCGACTGGATATTTGGTAACCTGTTGAGCCTGGCAGCTGTTATCGCAGCTACCCTCTCGCTGGTATTATTGTGGTTTATCATCTCCGACAAAAAGAACAAACAATGGATCAGGGTACTGGCGGCCTTCCAGGTAAGTATGATCCTCATTTCGGTTGGGCATACCCGTTTCCCGCGTTTTGTGATCTTTAAAGATGGCAGTTCCATGTCGCTGCTTACCGATCATGCCACAGGCAAATCTATCGATGATCTGGGCGTAGGTTTACTTGTGGGTAGTTTATTTATTTTACCGGCGTTGGGGTATTTGTATTATAGTTTTAAGAAGAAGGGTAATGAAACCGTTGAAGAGCACTGA
- a CDS encoding cytochrome ubiquinol oxidase subunit I, protein MDDFIAARSQMALSLGFHIIYSCIGMVMPVFMAISHYKWIKTHDPVYKNITVAWSKGVAIFFATGAVSGTMLSFELGLLWPGFMKHAGPIFGMPFSLEGVAFFIEAIALGFFLYGWNRLNTWFHWVTGIVVGISGIASGILVVSANSWMNSPSGFDFVNGKYLNIDPLKAMFNEAWFSESLHMTIAAFSATGFAVAGIHALMIYRNRNIHFHSKAFKIAIIFGAAAAILQPLSGDISAKGAAKRQPAKLAAMEAYFHTQEYAPLVIGGIPDTAAKKVNYGIEIPGLLSFLVHDNFKQQVNGLDKIPVKNQPPVAVTHYAFQIMVGFGMLMMLIGVLYFIALWKKKDWFTKGWFLKMFIWATPAGFIALEAGWTVTEVGRQPWIIQGVMRTSEAVTPMPGIQYSFYLFTFIYFTLSVFVIFLLKRQIQMVPELYDR, encoded by the coding sequence ATGGATGATTTTATTGCAGCAAGGTCGCAGATGGCCTTATCGTTAGGTTTTCATATCATATACTCCTGCATCGGTATGGTGATGCCAGTTTTTATGGCCATATCGCACTACAAATGGATCAAAACCCATGATCCGGTTTACAAAAACATTACCGTAGCCTGGAGTAAAGGAGTAGCTATATTTTTTGCTACAGGCGCTGTTTCGGGCACCATGTTGTCCTTTGAATTGGGTTTGTTATGGCCGGGTTTTATGAAACACGCAGGCCCTATATTCGGGATGCCCTTTTCGCTCGAAGGGGTAGCTTTTTTTATTGAAGCGATAGCGCTGGGCTTTTTCCTTTATGGCTGGAACCGACTCAACACCTGGTTCCATTGGGTTACTGGCATTGTAGTAGGCATCAGCGGTATAGCCTCGGGCATACTGGTGGTATCGGCCAATTCCTGGATGAACAGTCCATCTGGTTTTGATTTCGTAAATGGCAAATACTTGAATATCGATCCGCTGAAGGCTATGTTTAATGAGGCCTGGTTTTCCGAATCGCTGCACATGACCATCGCCGCGTTCTCGGCTACCGGTTTTGCTGTTGCCGGTATTCACGCGCTCATGATCTATCGCAACCGCAATATACATTTTCATAGCAAAGCCTTTAAAATAGCCATTATTTTCGGCGCCGCGGCAGCCATTTTACAGCCACTAAGCGGTGATATATCTGCCAAAGGCGCAGCCAAAAGACAGCCCGCCAAACTTGCGGCTATGGAAGCCTACTTTCATACACAGGAATATGCCCCCCTGGTTATTGGCGGTATACCAGATACAGCTGCTAAAAAAGTAAATTATGGTATCGAAATACCTGGCTTACTGAGCTTCCTGGTACATGATAATTTTAAACAGCAGGTTAACGGCCTGGATAAAATCCCCGTTAAAAACCAACCACCTGTAGCCGTTACGCATTATGCTTTCCAGATCATGGTTGGTTTTGGTATGCTGATGATGCTGATCGGTGTATTGTACTTTATTGCCTTATGGAAAAAGAAGGACTGGTTTACTAAAGGATGGTTTCTGAAAATGTTTATCTGGGCTACGCCTGCCGGTTTTATCGCCTTAGAAGCCGGGTGGACGGTGACCGAAGTGGGTCGCCAGCCCTGGATAATACAAGGCGTTATGCGTACCAGCGAAGCGGTTACACCGATGCCGGGTATCCAGTACTCCTTTTACCTGTTTACCTTTATTTATTTTACGCTGAGTGTATTTGTTATTTTTCTGTTGAAACGACAGATACAAATGGTACCCGAATTGTATGACCGTTAA